One Gossypium arboreum isolate Shixiya-1 chromosome 13, ASM2569848v2, whole genome shotgun sequence genomic window, TTTGTTGGTGCCATTATAGGCCTTCTTTTCTCTGCCATTCAAGCTTATTTCTCGTTGCCACAGAACAGAAGTGGTTAAACTCCTTGAATCCAGCCCTTTAAACAGTGCTTTAaccatttgtttttattatagtaTATATACTATATCCTGCCTCCATTGTTGGCCAGCCTAGTGCCACATTTTCCACTTTGTTTTATAATAAGGGATTGTTTGGTTTCATGTTGTAActcattttcttttttaatttctaaAACGATTATAAAAACTGGCTTTTGTAACTGGATTTATCGGtgatttatttgtatatttaATGGAAAATTCTTATTTGAATATTACTTCCAATTCGAATAAAATTAAATTCAGATTGTAAAATCAACAAGAATACTCATGTTTAAACCAATGAAAGAATATGTCAATCTACATCGGTGCTTTTTAACTACCTTTGATTCTTTTCTTAGCCGATGAAAAACAAAGGAGAAATGGGGTGTGAGAATTAATATTACCAAAGATACTAAACTTTACATTCAAGCTAAACTTTATAACAATAATCGGATGAAAAACCAATGAAAAACCAAAAACATTGATATCTATTACTTtgtaaaaataagaaattttttatgattttataattaagttGAAACCCAATTGAGAAGTGATACCGACTGAGTTAATCAACTCTTTTAAatgtaatataatattataaaattatttataaattaattcaTGCATTGATATACATTATTAATGAATGAAGACCAAGATTTGTTTATTCAGATACACAATCTGAAACCAAACAACTCCATAAGACAATCATAAACCAAAGTGGAAAATGTAGCACAATGCTGGCCAAAAATGGAGACAAGACAGGATACAGTATGCTATTAATAAAAATAGAATATTATAGAAACAAAAACAGAGGATTGAAAGCACACTTTGTAAGACTGGTTTCAAGGAGAACTCTTGTTCTGTGGTAACGAGAAATAAGCCTGAATAGCAGAGAAAAGAAGCCCCATAATGGCACCCATAAATGCAAGGAAAGTCCATGGCCTCTCAAAATGGGTGTAATAAGCTTTAGCCAAGGCAGCCGTCCATGGATTAGTACGGTACTTATGAATGTCCTCTGTAACCTTAAAGTACCTTTTTTGGTCCGGTACCAAATCCCTGCTCATTTTATTAAAAAGCTCAACCACTTCTTCGTCACTGCCCAAATAATTAAGCAGCACGCCACTAACTCGCAGCTCCTTAACATCATCTGCTGAACCAATAAGCGAGTCCATGAAACATAGGTACGATGTGACCTCGAACTTATTCTTGAAATCCGGACACATCTCTAAAGCTACCAAGTTCAAGAACTTAGAAGCCATCGAATCGTCCACCAACAAGCGCGGGATCATCAGTTTCCCCAAGTAGTTGCAATAAAAGGAGATGTTCTTGAGGTTGTTCGTCGTGCTCGGCTTCACGTGTATCCCCGATTCTTTAAGCTCCTTTACCCCTCGAAACGTTCTCCTATGTTTGCGGCTGTCTCCCCAGGACAACAGCTTCCGACCCATCACGCTACTGTCTCTTTTCATTTTGTCCCCTGTCAGGAGTTGGTCACGAAACCGCTCCAAAAGATGCGCATAATCTTTATTATCATCTACATGTTTGCTCTCCTGCTCTATGTTTGTCATAAGGTTCTGAGCTATAAACTCTGTGATTGATTGTTCCCATACTTTGGGATCTTTGGCTGAGCCAATCAATATCTTAAGCAGCTTGTaaggaagttggttttctagCAAAAACAAATCAAGTTGTGCAAATACCAAAAGATCTGCTTTTGTATTCAactcatcaaacttaccttcCACAACGTAACGTACCGCACACAACACGGCACAACCGTCTACGAACAGCATCCAAGCTAGCCTTTCATCGTTATAAGCAGCAATGTCCTCCGGGTTATAACACTTCCTCAAATCACCTATCTCCGCCATGACTCTGTAGAACAGTTCTTGATCATCAGTATAACCGTTATCAAGCGCAAAGCGAGCGGCGAATTTAAGCTTGACCTGCTCAGAGCGCATGAACTCGGGTTTACCATGATGCAAAGGGCCGAAGGCAACCAGCCTCGGTTCGAAACATTTCTTGAAATCAGCCTTCGTGTTGAGTAAGAGTGGTGAAACTCTTTGTATTAATGGTTTGGCTCCTTGCCATGAACCTTGTAATGGTCCCTGGTTTTGGACTTCATACAGGGCTGACTTAAATGCATCCCTCTTTTCCTCGATGAAATCCCATGGCACTGCCTCAGGCATTTGAATAATTGTATGCCTTGGTTGGTCCTGGTGGTTGGTCATTTACAAAGATGAGTAAGTAGGTTTGTAGATATGACTCCAAGTAGTTGAATTTTAAGGTTTATACTACTCACAGAGAGTAGCTTGGTTTACCTTTGAATTCATCCCATCACCCTTGTACCTTTTATGGTAACAAGTTTGGTATTGTTAAGACTTCATCCATGAAATATATTATAGGAGAATATATTTGTTTAAGAATTATTATTTGCCAAAGCTTGAATCTCCACTTAAAATATGGGAGGATTTAAACAAAACTATAAGACCCTAAAATTGagtttgaacaaaaaaaaaattcacttaaaatataatttaagcttGGGTTTCACCATTTAAGGCTCAAGCTTCGCTCAACCAAGCTTCGCCAAATCAAACTTATATACTTTGAATGCATTAAATATAAATCCTTATCTATACGTATaaaatatcttttattatttttttgaaatgtcCCATTAATCCTTATTAgccttttcttttattatattttaaaagaaatctatcttttattttagtaatttatactattttcattttattatttttttaaaataatctatTATTTTCACTCATATTCTTTACTAAGATGCCACGCTTAGCCTATTCTCCTTTTGTTTTTCATTGCTTAAAACAAGTTTATGCTGCaatggtttcttttattaaaataatatttctttCCTTTACcatcatttaatttattttaacaaaaatgttGAATACACCTTTCATGGTACATTACACTCCAATAAAAAATGAGAATTAAAAGGATAAATACGAATTCTAAACATGTATTGCGGCATATATTATGACTAAAATAGTTGagtttcaatataatatttatttgaaaCGTATAAATTTTGCATAATTTTTTTAAGCTCACTATTAACTACGCATTCAAATAATCTTGGATTTTTATTGTTTCTACTTTTACATTAGCATGTTGATAaccaaaaagataaaattaaataattaaatgattatCTTATAACTTCTAATAATTGACCAAAAAATTACTAATAATTAAGTTACTACtagtgtaatttacccttaaaCGAAAGTAAACTTAATTGCAATCCTCATTAGAGGTGATCATCGGCCGGgtgttaataaaattttaagctcATTTTCCAAGCTTAAACCCGAACCGATCCAAAAAATGAacttaaaattttactcaaatccaaATCcgaataaaatactaaaattcgAGCCCAGCCCGACTTgtactaattttttatattattatttttatattaaaaattttaaaatataatacattaaacacactaaaaacattaaaataaatatttaccaacaaattaaaaatatatttatacttGAATAATTCTATCGTATaacttaacaagtaaatacctctaaaatagtaataaaattaacaataaaataagaattatataatattcaaacaataataaaaatatagtaacaatataataatattattatagaaAACCATAGAAACAACAGTAAAACAgcagaagttttttttttttttttttgcaaatttgaACCCAAATTGAAAAAGTTTATTGTGACCCAACCCATTTAGAAAATGAGCATTAATTTTTTGTCAAAGTTCATTTTTTTAAGCCTATATTTTTAACCAACTCTTTCTACTTTTCAAATAAACCTTCAAATCAGGTGACCCTACTCATCAAAACAAGGCAAGTAAAGTAATTTTCCATATTGCCAACTGCTTACTTTAATTATAATATACTATGTTAGTCGGACAACAGTGTAAGAGTCAAATACGAGTATGTTAACTTTTTCCAAGTTTTTCCATATATTTGGAATATCCTTGCCTAAAACCTTTATCCAAACATGCGTTGGACATGGGTGTAAACACGAATACTTCAAGGAACATCATGATACACTCCTTCAATGAATAGCCATTGAAGACTTGTAAATATATGGATAAGATTTGGAGTAAAATGCAGTAGTCCGCTTGATAGAACAAACATGTTTGTGtacatgaatgaagaataaattACAGTGTTCTTTCATTCTCATAATTCAACTATATAATGATATGCAACCCCATCAACAAACTTAAAGCATGCAATAAATGGATTACCTTTTGATCATCTTACTCTCTATCCTTCACTAAATTATTGATCATGTTGACCAAAGGAACAGTTCCCTTACCCATAATCTCTAACCTAGAGGTATTAGAGGCATGATAGAACAGTGATAGCCCAAAAGTTATGAGTTCTGGGAGAAACAATCTAGATGACAAGAATCCATGCCAATAATGAGGTTCCAAATCGAAAAACGCATCAAAAAACCTTCTCGTTGCTGGTAAATCGAGCTTAAGTAGAATATCCATCCCGAAACAGAAGAATTCCCTTTGTCTCCTTCTTTGTATTGGCCATAAATCTCTCCATACTTCAGTAGACAATTTGTTTCCCATCAAGTTCTTTCCCGGATCAAGGCACCGGACGATAGCATCCGCAACGATTGGAGCAGCTGCTAGTGTTCTTGCAACCATGTAACCCGTCGACGGGTGCACCATTCCCGCTGTTCCGCCAATTCCCACAACTCTTTGGGGTAAAACCGGAAGGGGACCGCCCATTGGAATGACGCAATGCTCGTCCTCTTCGATGCTCTTAACTTTTATTCCTAGGTGCTTTAACCTAGCTACCATTCTTTCCTTGATATCATCCATAGGCAAGCCTGGTCGAGCAACTAGAGAAGTTTCCTCGAGAAATATTCGGTTTGACGAGAAGGGCATCGCATAAAGAAACGTGGGAATTCTACTATTTCTCTCCTTCAACTCCTTACTATCGGAAAGATGCGAATCTCTCCAATCCATAAAAACCATCTTTTCAACATCAAAAGGATGTTCTTCAACCTCAGCTAAAATTCCATAAGCCATTTGATACCCCGGATTATATGGCTTATCATATTGAACAAGACACCTCGAGAATCCAGTAGCATCAAGAACAACAGTAGCTTGAACCGTAACACCGTCATTACAAATCAATAAAGACTTTGATTCCTCATGAATAACCTTAATAACCTTTGCTTGATGGAATTTCACACCATTAGATATACACTTTAACAGCATTTTCGACTTAAGCTGTTTCCTATTAACCCTTCCATAAGGTCTATCAAGATCTTTCTTTTTTCCATCATCAATATACACAACAGCACCAGACCAGGTTGTATCAAGACAATCAAGCAAATCCATAGCTTCAAATTCATCAACCCAAACACCATAATTATTAGGCCAAATCAATTTTGGTGATGGATCAATTGAACAAACTGAAAGTCCTGCTTGTGAAACTTGTTGAGCAACAGCTAAACCAGCAGGACCACCACCAACAACAGCTAAATCCACAACAGCACCTTTTGATGGATCAAACATAGGAAGTTCATATTCTAAATTTTCCTTTTTAGTTTCAGGGACTAACTCTAAAAGAGCACTACTACTTGCCTTAACCTTAACACAACCATTAGGGACTCTTCTTTTCTTAGGAACAAACTTAACTTCTTGGTTGGTTTTACAAGCTTTTTCTGAAAACCCGTGGAGTAAAACTGAAAATTCAAGCTTGCTATGTGTTCTAAGTAAAGTATCCATGGAAATTTCAATAAAGGGTCTTTTAATACCTACTCAAAAACCAAACTTGGATCTTCAAAAAAAAAAGCTTTACCATAAAAAGTTTAGTCTTTTAATAATCCCCAGCTCAGAAAATCAATTGCATCCAAGGATTTGAAACTAAACAAGCCATTAACACTTGTAAACATTGAAAAAATAATGAAGACTAAAAGAGAAGAGACTCACCAAGACATGGAAATGAAGTTAAGAAATGGAGAGAAAATTTGGGGGTACGGGGCTCATTGATGGAGCTTTCACAAAAACAAGAGATATATGTGGCAAAAGGTAAAGCTTGTGTGGTCTGCCCTGAACGACAAAGGGAACTGTAGATggaatcccttttttttttttttttgctttttaggGATTTTTTTCATAGAAcgataaataaatataaagaatTGACAAATTAATCCTTATATATGTTAGATCAAAGTATAAATTAGTCTTTAATTGGTAGAATAATTAGATAATTATATGTAGTATACCACTTGTACCTATTTTGAAGTACAGGAATCAGTTTTTAActgtaaaaatagaaaataaatttaacaaaatgattaattttctctttaatttaacatataaaaactaattttttatttttgagtaaatagaaaaaatacaatttaattcttaataTAGGGCCATTATGATAGTTTTACCATAAATCATTTCAGAAAGTGGAGATAGGCCAGCACCAAGTTCATCTGCAGTACAACAGAGGTTTAGTTTTATGGATGGATGGATATCCACGTGTCCACTTAAATCCAACACTACCAATTTCTTCTTTTTGGAACGAAAACTACCAATATTATTGCTTCATGTAAGAAGATTTTAATATCCAAAATAATTAGGGAAAAGAGAGGATTCACCCTCCTAAAATGTGGAATTTCTCTTTTAACACCTTTtataatttatacaattttacattaataaaattaaaattaattatattttatttttaaaaataataaaattttgattttatttttaaaaagttataaaaatataaactattaaaatgaaagaattatatttttattaaaacatataatttaattcggtaccattaaaaaaaatttaacattgTCTAGTGAATTTTTAGATTTCATAAGTAAGATCAAAAGATTGATAAGTATTTTATAAGAAcatagtaaaaatttaaaatatatatatatatacgtataaatttttaagattattttaaaagaaattattattataccaaaTACTCGATATTTATGCATTATAAGACAAAACTAAAATTCACGAACATAGAcaattttttttgcaaaattagaattatttttaagtaaataattatcTTTAAAAAATGGAAGTTCttttaagaaattattttaaattttagagaGCAAATTTTCAAAAAGAATAAATACTAGCAATGTGATAAAAATACACAAGATAAATATgtcattattttgttaaattaacTGATCCATTAGTTCAATAAACAGGAATTATCAAAGTAAAAGAAACAAATAGTGATAATATTTATGTCATACAAAAATtacaaatagtaaaaaaaaattaatcaatcATGGTAAATTTTTTACTAGCAATGAATACCCTTTTTCAAAGCAGGGACCAATTTGTTGCCACCCAAAAATTAACTCTAACAGCTTGGTAGGGTATTAGATTAATCTTAAGCATCTACAACACCACCCTGATTATCATCATGGGCACTTCGGGTCAGATTATCGGTAGCAACTGTCTCATTTACTGCACCTGCATCATCGTCTTCGGATGCGGAGCTATCATCCTTCTCTGGACACTCCAGCTGCACACATTCAGCTACTTCAGTACTACAACTATCTGAATCAGGGCTTCTACTTGACTGTGCCAAGTCGGCTTTCTTCACGACGTTGAGCATAAGTCCATTAATGACCTTTTCAGGTTGTAAGAGATCACCTTCAGTGACCATAATGCTAGAACCGTTAACAGGCGGTCTGTTCCCGAAATCCCTTTGATCAAACTCGTGTTCTGAACCTCTATCTGATTTCATCATCCTCGGACTGTGACTAAAAGAATCCCCACCGCATATCTGAAATCCAGGAGAACTAGGATGAGCCATTAGACCTTTGTTCACTTCAGCTTCAGCGTCTAGATTTTGGACAAAGTCGATGAACAGATTTGCGGAACTTGTCCTCATCAACGGACCACCAGATCTTGTCCAAGAATGTATGTCTACACCTTCTGATTCACTATCACTTCCATCGTAGGCACTGCGATGGGCTCGTAAATTCCTAGCAGGTGGTGGTATTCCCAAAGAACTACCTACTCCGTGATGCAAAGACGAAGTAACATCTGTGAGAAGGTCTTCTTCGAGGGAGCCTGATGAGTTTTCTCTTGCAATGCAATTCCAAGACGGGATTCTCTTCGAAGCATTGAATTTGGTTGTTGTGTTGGCAAGAAGACCATGAGATGAAGCGGCAGCAGCTCTGTCAGCACTCCGTTTAAGCCTACGCATGTGGTTAAGAATTGCAACACACTCATCGAGGGCAAGCTCAATGCCGCAATTTGCTTTCATAGCTGACAGCTTCTCCCAAGTGCATCTTCTCCCTTGGTTGGCTGCCTTTTGAAGCTCCACAAGAGTTGGGTTTTGTAGAATTTTCAAGTACTGTTAATAGTTAAAAAACAGCATAGATAGAGTCAGACAAGGTTTGAACGGAACTAAACCCGAGTGCTCAAGCTTTCACCAATTTTTAATCTGAATGTAACCAAAGATAAGCCTAAAAATGATTTTGAACATACCTG contains:
- the LOC108462344 gene encoding UPF0481 protein At3g47200-like; its protein translation is MTNHQDQPRHTIIQMPEAVPWDFIEEKRDAFKSALYEVQNQGPLQGSWQGAKPLIQRVSPLLLNTKADFKKCFEPRLVAFGPLHHGKPEFMRSEQVKLKFAARFALDNGYTDDQELFYRVMAEIGDLRKCYNPEDIAAYNDERLAWMLFVDGCAVLCAVRYVVEGKFDELNTKADLLVFAQLDLFLLENQLPYKLLKILIGSAKDPKVWEQSITEFIAQNLMTNIEQESKHVDDNKDYAHLLERFRDQLLTGDKMKRDSSVMGRKLLSWGDSRKHRRTFRGVKELKESGIHVKPSTTNNLKNISFYCNYLGKLMIPRLLVDDSMASKFLNLVALEMCPDFKNKFEVTSYLCFMDSLIGSADDVKELRVSGVLLNYLGSDEEVVELFNKMSRDLVPDQKRYFKVTEDIHKYRTNPWTAALAKAYYTHFERPWTFLAFMGAIMGLLFSAIQAYFSLPQNKSSP
- the LOC108461128 gene encoding lycopene beta cyclase, chloroplastic/chromoplastic, coding for MDTLLRTHSKLEFSVLLHGFSEKACKTNQEVKFVPKKRRVPNGCVKVKASSSALLELVPETKKENLEYELPMFDPSKGAVVDLAVVGGGPAGLAVAQQVSQAGLSVCSIDPSPKLIWPNNYGVWVDEFEAMDLLDCLDTTWSGAVVYIDDGKKKDLDRPYGRVNRKQLKSKMLLKCISNGVKFHQAKVIKVIHEESKSLLICNDGVTVQATVVLDATGFSRCLVQYDKPYNPGYQMAYGILAEVEEHPFDVEKMVFMDWRDSHLSDSKELKERNSRIPTFLYAMPFSSNRIFLEETSLVARPGLPMDDIKERMVARLKHLGIKVKSIEEDEHCVIPMGGPLPVLPQRVVGIGGTAGMVHPSTGYMVARTLAAAPIVADAIVRCLDPGKNLMGNKLSTEVWRDLWPIQRRRQREFFCFGMDILLKLDLPATRRFFDAFFDLEPHYWHGFLSSRLFLPELITFGLSLFYHASNTSRLEIMGKGTVPLVNMINNLVKDRE